The Streptococcus sanguinis genome contains the following window.
AACGGTAGCGAGCTACTAGAAACGAAGAAGATTATCTTGGCTGGTGGTTCAAAAGTCAGCAAGATCAATGTCCCAGGTATGGAATCAAGTCTCGTCATGACCAGCGATGATATTCTGGAAATGAACGAAGTGCCGGAAAATCTAGTAATTATTGGCGGTGGTGTTGTCGGGATTGAGCTTGGACAAGCCTTCATGATATTTGGCTCAAAAGTCACTGTCATTGAAATGATGGACCGTATCGTACCAGCTATGGATGCGGAAGTTTCTAAAAACCTTCGCCTCATCTTGGAGCGCAAGGGTATGACAATTCTAACTGAAACCAAGTTGGAAGAAATTATCGAAGAAAATGGCAAACTTCGTATCAAGGTTGAAGGAAAAGAAGATATCCTCGCAGATAAGGCTCTGCTTTCTATCGGGCGTGTGCCAGACCTGGAAGGCATCGGTGAGGTTGAATTCGAACTGGATCGCGGCCGCATCAAGGTCAATGAATACATGGAAACTTCTGTTCCAGGTATTTACGCACCAGGTGATATCAATGGTACTAAGATGCTGGCTCATGCAGCCTTCCGTATGGGTGAAGTCGCTGCTGAAAATGCTCTGAAAGGCAATCATCATATTGCTAAACTCAACCTGACTCCTGCAGCTATCTACACCCTGCCAGAAGTAGCAGCAGTTGGTTTAACAGAAGAGCAAGCTCGTGAGAAATACGATGTAGCGATTGGTAAGTTCAACTTCGCTGCTAATGGTCGTGCTATCGCTTCAGATGCAGCTCAAGGATTCGTTAAAGTCATCGCTGACAAGAAGTATGGTGAAGTGCTCGGTGTTCATATCATTGGTCCTGCAGCCGCAGAATTAATCAATGAAGCATCAACCATCATCGAAATGGAAATCACTGTTGAAGAAATGCTTAAGACCATTCACGGTCACCCAACCTTCTCAGAAGTCATGTACGAAGCATTCGCGGACGTACTGGGATTGGCAGTTCACTCACCTAAGAAAAAATAATTTAAAAGATAGATTAGACTGGGCATAAATTATTGTTCCAGTCTCTATCGTATAAAGAGGAAGCTTATGAAATACATTGTTAACTACTCAA
Protein-coding sequences here:
- the lpdA gene encoding dihydrolipoyl dehydrogenase, translating into MALEVIMPKAGVDMTEGQIVQWNKKVGEFVKEGEILLEIMTDKVSMELEAEEDGYLIAILKGDGETVPVTEVIGYLGEEGENIPTAGGSAPAEAPTPAAAANTDDDKSDDAYDIVVIGGGPAGYVAAIKAAQLGGKIALVEKSELGGTCLNRGCIPTKTYLHNAEIIENLGHAASRGIIIENPSFSVDMDKVLETKNKVVNTLVGGVAGLLRSYGVDVHKGIGTITKDKNVLVNGSELLETKKIILAGGSKVSKINVPGMESSLVMTSDDILEMNEVPENLVIIGGGVVGIELGQAFMIFGSKVTVIEMMDRIVPAMDAEVSKNLRLILERKGMTILTETKLEEIIEENGKLRIKVEGKEDILADKALLSIGRVPDLEGIGEVEFELDRGRIKVNEYMETSVPGIYAPGDINGTKMLAHAAFRMGEVAAENALKGNHHIAKLNLTPAAIYTLPEVAAVGLTEEQAREKYDVAIGKFNFAANGRAIASDAAQGFVKVIADKKYGEVLGVHIIGPAAAELINEASTIIEMEITVEEMLKTIHGHPTFSEVMYEAFADVLGLAVHSPKKK